The following is a genomic window from Nymphaea colorata isolate Beijing-Zhang1983 chromosome 3, ASM883128v2, whole genome shotgun sequence.
ataaaaaaaatcggatttagatacgacttttcttcattcgtaTTTGAAaccgaattcaaatccgaatatgtgaatattctaAAAAGCAGACATGATTAATggtatatccaattcaaatctgttccgttgacatccctaattatattttatataaatattaaaaatattctccttAAAGATGAAAATATCTTTCATCAGATCAAGGAAAGAGTAGTTCTTTGTCAAGAgtaaatttttttgtcattttatattcaaaattaaatttttttgctGATATTTAGCGACCTTTTAGAAATTTCCTTAGAAAGGTCCTGTCCCTGCTAGCTATTGTCCTGAAAGGAGGTCAAGCATTCAATTGTTCAATTGCATCTCTAAGCACGATCTAGTAGTTCTACTCGGTCTACAAGTAAAAAGATAGCCatataacttttatttattatatgcatatgtttCAACTTTGTTACTAAAGAAAAGCCTCACCTACCAATGTATTGCTAACCAGTTTCCTTACAATTAATTAGTTCATACCaactttgtgtttgatagtttggaattttgattctagaaacatgaattaaaattatagaattgaTAAATTTAAACCATCATGACATGTgccttaaaaaaatatgaaaaagttctaaaattctaaaatcataATTCCGCCCCCTAGAGTAGAAGcacaattccagatttttttttaattataagtCTATAattatagaatcaaaattctttgtttgataactcAATTCCCATTTCATCAAAAGTGAGAATTATTCATTATAGAAGTCCACAATTCTAGCGCCATCAAATGCCTCTTAAGAGGtacctccaaaaaaaaaaaaaaaaaaactaatgtgCACAATGATGCACATGCATTTTTTAAGCTTCTCTTTGGAAGTGACGAAAAACATTTATAAAGTTAGAAAGTGCATATACTTATTTGTTCATGTTTATAACCATTACAACATTTCAAAGTGAAAACCAAAGGCAGGGATGATATTGCCTAGGGCGGAGCtatgtgtgggcagttgcccacatggaCCAGTGGAATTCTCATTATGTTGAACTCGGACCTTGGTCCAACCAAATGGAGTTTTCCCTACTGAACCTACTTTGCTGCCCTCCAACTCTTGGTTCTTGACAACAAAGCACAGAGACTATCCAATGAATCTGCCTAAATATTACTCAATTCGCGAGCTAACAATTCAATAAAGTTAATGTATGACTCTTTCATGATATCAACATGgcttagaaaataaataaagtgagaaaaaaaaaatatttatgtcaacaggaaaggaaaaagttgcAACTGAGAACATGCATGTGTAATAAATACAAACGCAGgttttttttgtggaattttaCAGGTTTTTTATggaattttgcattttttcatatttttgtgattatttttcatatattgtaCAAATTTGCATAccttttgcatatatacatatatatattatatacatattttaaaattactCATCCATTCTTGTCCGCATAAACTTACCCATACAGCTATATTAGTATCTATGTGACTTAGATTAATGTCAAAGAATGTAGTTTGTCATGCTACTATAGGGTTCCCTTTGGGAAGAGAGCCCATTATTAAGTAGCCTAATGTTTAGGTGTGTGCTTTTTGGAAAAACATACTACCACAGTCATCATAAACTATTTATAAACTACTCATATTATGATATTGGGTCCAGCTTGGGACAAAACTGTTTTTTAGGGTTCTTCAATACCAATACAGTGTTTCCTTTCCAATAAGCAAGTTGGTTGCACTTTATTGAACAGAAAACATTTTATATacaaagaagaggaaaagagaatcTTATGCGGCTACAGATGGACATAAGAGAGTTTTTTTGAAACCAATGGTGGAGCTATGTGGGGGTTGTTAGGCgcaaatatatttatttttagcatTGCACCTTTAAAATGTTTggttatttatacatataagtacctCTGCAAGTATTGAAGTTTTTGAATTAGTGTTCTCCTAACCAAAATTTTGTGGCTCAACTAGTGCTCCAAACCACATATATTACTTATGTTCTTTATCCTTTATTGTTATTTGCATGTATCCTTAGATTGGTGCACATATAAGTTAATTGTTTGGTTTTGGAAGTTACATCTATTTTTGTTAAGTGAAAGACTAATCTTACATGCCAAGTGAAGACCAAAGTCTGTCGCTTTTTCCTATCTTTTTATGGTCTAGAGTTGCTTTATAGTGTCTCAAGGTAGCGTCCGTACTATACTAGTAATTAAATATTAGTATTCTTCCTTTTTACACATAGAAGATTGAGTCATGGGAGTTTAAAAAGAAGATTGATCACTTAGCAACTCTTGCATGCACCAATTTGGTTACTTTttgtttggatgagaaaaaaaaaagaatagaatgAATAGAAAGGACAGAGAGAGAACGGAAAAtagatgaaagagaaagaagagaaaaggaaagggaattAAAGTaataattataaaagcttgtttggtagaaaaagatggaaaataaaagaatttaaattaatttaccATAATGCCCTTAAAGATTTTAGAACTtattatccaaataaaatatttaaaaatatttatattttaattatatggCCTGATTCAAGAGTGCCACATGTATTTAGGAAAACTATTTTATAGATagcataatttttgttttattattttcatattatttatttatttattttaaaatgactTTGATCCATTCACGGGTAGCCGTAGATGAGTCACACCGACGTGCATCCGCTGAAAAAGGGCCGAACATTTGGGTCTTTTGCCTTGACTCAATATGAGATCCAAACCCGAGGGTTTACAAAGTCTATCCGTATTCGATCCATTTCTAAGGGCAGAGACGGAGCCAAGCCAAGTGAAGACGGAAGAGCCGTGAAGCCACCAACCGCCCGGACCCGACTCACTCACTCACCCACCCACCCGCCACCACGTCGCCCTCACCACCACGCGCTTCCCATTCTCTCCCCTCCTCCACCAACTATGCCCTCTCTCCCTTTGTCCTGTTCCGTCATTTCACTTTCGCCcagaaagcaaaaggaaaagaaatctctcctcctcttctctgtTGTTTCTATAAAGTCCCACTGCCAGCCTCCTCTCTTCCCCGCCCCTAACCCTAAGAAGTGGGAACCCTCTCAGATCCGAAGCTAGAGGGTCACCTGttgtttcccttcttcctcccttggATCTGAAGGAGTCGAGTgctccttcttcttctacttaGTTTTTAGTTGTCCTTTGTTTCCCTGCATTTTTCCGAGCGCGATGGCTCTCCTCGTGGAGAAGACTGTCTCCGGCAGGGAGTACAAGGTGAAGGACATGTCTCAGGCGGACTTCGGGCGCCTCGAGATCGACCTCGCGGAGGTCGAGATGCCGGGGCTCATGGCTTGCCGGACCGAGTTCGGCCCCTCGCAGCCGTTCAAGGGCGCGAAGATCACCGGATCCCTGCACATGACCATCCAGACCGCCGTCCTCATTGAGACCTTGACTGCCCTGGGCGCCGAGGTACGCTGGTGCTCCTGCAACATTTTCTCGACGCAGGACCACGCCGCGGCGGCGATCGCCCGCGACAGTGCTGCTGTCTTCGCGTGGAAAGGGGAGACCCTCCAGGAGTACTGGTGGTGCACCGACCGCGCCCTCGACTGGGGCCCCGGCGGCGGTCCCGACCTCATCGTCGACGACGGGGGTGATGCCACGCTCCTCATCCATGAGGGAGTCAAGGCCGAGGAGGAGTACGCCAAGACCGGGACGCTCCCCGACCCCTCGTCCACCACTAACGCCGAGTTCCAGATCGTGCTCGGCCTGATCCGGGACGGGATCAAGGTGGATCCAATGAAGTACCACAAGATGAAGGAGAGACTCGTTGGTGTCTCGGAGGAAACCACAACGGGCGTCAAGAGGCTTTACCAGATGCAGGCCAACGGCACTCTCCTCTTCCCTGCCATCAACGTCAACGATTCTGTGACGAAAAGCAAGGTGAGactagtttttctttcttcttctgtttattCGTGTCTTAGATATGGTCCATTCTCGCTACATTCTTTTGGGTTTGCACTTGGATCTACTGAATTTCTCATCAGTATCGAACACGTCTCCAGATTGATAGTTTTGTTGTTACTCACTATGCGATGTTGTATAGATACTCATTTGAAGTACCTTCGCTCTAGAGCATGGTTTGTAGCTACTCCTCGAAGTGTCGCCGGATCTCTAGATGCAGATGCAGTTTTCTGTTACGATTCGTAAGTTAATATTCGATCTGACGTTTCCATGGTGTAGTATCATGAAATTCGACATCAATTTATGACATTTAACCAAAATTTCGTTTCCCAATTTCTGATCCGCAAGAGAGATATAAGAGTCTACGATATAAGGGATATAGAACTAAAGGACAGTGCGGTCGAGAGAGCATTTCTCATAAGAATTTGATGGATTTCACTTTTCCGAATGCTATAAGAAGTTAATCGTTTTTTTCTACTCTCGCACGGTTTGgatcttcacattttttttttactctacgTTTTTTGAAGATCTAGTTATAGATCTGTCTTGGCAAGTGCTTAACTGGCCGGATCTGGGTCTAACTGTGCAGATTTTAGACGTCAGGCAATATTTTGGATGGGATCGGATTTTACTTTCGAGATCGGTCTTGTTCTTATTTATTTACAGTTTAAATGAAAGACGATGTTTATATGGGTATCTTGGAATCTCCAACTTTTAGGTTGCTTTGGTTAAATATGGCTATCTGGATCCGCTTTCCATTTAGAAACATAATAcgttttttataatatatactTTTTAGATCACAAGATTTTGACATTCTTGATGGCTGTTCAATTTTTACAGATGCTATACGATCCTACATATGTGTTCATTTCTGTTCAATGGTTTATTCTTTTACTAAATTACTCTGCACATCTTGAGAaataaatttgatgaaaataacCTGGCATTACGAGATTCTAGGACTGCTTTTGCAGAATGTTATCTTTACTGAAAGCCCAATTAATTGCATAAGTTAAAAGTGTTTGGGATTGAGGAACCTCAATTGTTACATTATTGGGTGGGTAAACGTGATCGGTTAAGCCACCTGCCACCAGGTCTTTCACCTCAGAAGGGGGTTTTTTGTTGTCTGAAAGAAATAAATCTGTCCTGTTTGCTACTGAAAGTGAGGTTTACTAATATGGAATTCTGATTGTTGCTTGCAGTTCGATAATTTGTATGGGTGCAGACACTCACTCCCTGATGGGCTCATGAGGGCTACTGATGTCATGATCGCCGGCAAGGTTGCAGTTGTCTGTGGTTATGGTGATGTCGGCAAGGGTTGCGCTGCTGCCCTCAAACAAGCTGGTGCTCGCGTGATTGTGACAGAGATTGATCCCATCTGTGCTCTCCAGGCTCTCATGGAGGGGCTGCAAGTGCTCACCCTCGAAGATGTCGTTGCTGAAGCAGACATCTTCGTCACCACCACCGGCAACAAGGACATCATCATGGTGAAGCACATGAAGCAGATGAAGAACAACGCCATTGTCTGCAACATTGGCCACTTTGACAATGAAATCGATATGCTCGGACTGGAGACCTACCCAGGCGTCAAGCGCATCACCATCAAGCCCCAGACGGACCGCTGGGTCTTCCCGGAGACTAACAAGGGCATCATCGTCCTCGCTGAGGGTCGTTTAATGAACCTTGGCTGTGCCACTGGACACCCCAGCTTTGTCATGTCCTGTTCCTTCACTAACCAGGTAATGAACCGTTTGAAATTTCAATATCTAGCTAAACTTCACTTGTAACAGGTTCGATTTAGAGGCTGAAGAATGAATTGTTCCGTGCTGATCTGTTGACCATTCCGTGGTTCTTGCGCAGGTGATAGCTCAGCTGGAGTTGTGGAAGGAGAAGAGAACCGGCAAATACGAGAAGAAGGTCTATGTTCTGCCCAAGCACCTCGATGAGAAGGTTGCAGCTCTGCATCTAGGCAAGCTTGGCGCCCACCTAACCAAGCTCACCACCGATCAGGCCGAGTACATCAGTGTGCCTGTGGAAGGTCCATACAAGCCACCACACTACAGGTACTAGACAGCCAAAGGCGTTATGTGCCTCGGAAGAATCCTATGCCATCCAACGGCGACGTTCTTTTTGCTTTCCATTATTTTCCCTTTCAGTCTTTTTGTGGGTTAATTGAGAGGTTCTTCCTGTCTGGTTGGATGGTGTTGGGAGGAGATTCCTCCAATAAGAATGTGGGGAGTGAGGTTTTAGTTTTGTCGCTGTGGAAGTGCAATATCACATGATGTAATAGAAATGCCATTCACTAGTATTCAAGATTAATGTTGGTTATCTGCCCTTGTGCTCTCGAGTTATGTGCTGTAACTCCTGCGAATTTGTCCCAGAACACCGCTGTCTTTGTTACGTTGCGTGGCACGCTGGACCAGAGGTTTGGGCTGTCGAACGATGACGCGAGATACTGGCAAGTGGGCTGCACGCATTGCCTAACCCACGCTTTGCATAAACGCGCAAAGGTGGAACGCGTGGCATCTTGACCTCTATTGAAGTAAATGCATAAAAAGAAGCTTGAAAACCGTGCTTGCATCAGTCTCAATCAGGATTTCCTAGCTTTGGTGGTATATGCAAGtgcaattcaaatttaaacCAGTCATAAAAATCGATGCTCAACCGAATTGAGAATCGGCTGTTTCACCGATTCAGCTGAATCTGTAAACCTAAATGGGCTACAAACACTTAAAAAAGCATAGTTACCTGAAGACCtggttttttaatgagtttctGAGACCTGGTTTACCTGTTTGAACGACAAAGGCAAAAACCAAGCTTTCTTCACTTTCTGAAGCCTGGTTTTATTTGGATGACAAAAGAGTTTTTCAGGGTGCCTGTAAAAAATAAGTTCAGGTGAATAATGAATAGCAGGTATGTTAGTCATATTgacaagaaaaagatgaaggcAACATCAAAAGACTCTCATATTGCAGAAGGTTTTACATTACCAATGGTCATAATAAGAACTTGTATTATAACAGCCAAATGTACCTATCTAGCATATTGCAGAAGAACATGTGTAATAATGACCATATCTTTGGTAGAATCCTGTTCTGAATAGTAACTCAACATGCCAAAGCTTGAGAGCAATCTTGTCGCCGACGCTCAGAGCCCTTTACTTCCGTTGTCAATGTACCGAGTCAGTTTGCCGTCGGCCTGCTTCAGAATGCTTAAATTCACCAACGCATCTTCTCCGAATAACTATCCTCAGCCAAATGCACCCAGTGCTTAATATACCCAGTCAGTTTTTGTAAAAAGATCAGCAGCCTACAGCCGGCAATTACAAATAGCCTCAGCCTTGCGGTAAATGATGAACAAATCAAAAATAGTGAAACAACAAAATCAGAGCAAGAGCAAAAACATGAGCAGCTATTTTCTTCattacaaatcacatgattacAATACATCTTGGCTTGAGCAGCTTCTTGGAGATTCCTCACAGCAGTACAATTCAATCTAGACTAACATTAAATTAACCAATTGCTATTAATCTTTGCCTTCCCCTCCGTCCCATCCATACCAAGGAACAAGTTCGTCCACACCATGGTCATGATGCAACAAGCCACTGGACCTGGAAAATGGCCAGCCAAAGCTCATGTCTGCTCAAATGATGCTTGTACCTACCAATTAGTGTAAATCAGTAAGCAGATGTATCTGTAAGTAATGTAACAACTTAACTGCTCATCTATTTTCTAGCTTCTGTTAGCAGACCAACAATCAATCCTTgatcaacaatttttttctgtcGTGGAGCTGTtgacatgaaattttcatgGTGAAGTGCCATGGAATTAAATGTTAGCATATCATTTCAGATTGAGGACCCATGCATAGAGGAACCTTATATCACTACGACTAACAAGTGATCAACACAAAATCGTCATAAAATTAAGTATTTTCTATGAGGGTCGCACACAGTAGTTGACTGATGTTCAAGTCTTAGAATCCTTCTGGCGCAATTATGGTTGCATTGCAGTTTGCCTCACCATTATTTATGAAGCTAACTTCCTAGTCAAAAGATTATTAGAACACTAGGGTTGTTGCATGGAAGATGCCACAGTGAGGTAGTTTATCTTTCTTAATGCAGAGCAGTCGTTGGGGAACTGCTTCCACAGTTAGTTCCACAGTTAGACAATTCTGACATAgcaattattgaaaaaatagtACAAACAGTAAAGTTTAGGTGCGGAATTCAAGCTCAACGGAGTTAAATGCCCTGAAGAGTGAAGACAATCAACTATTGACACAAAATCCGTACCAACATCAATTATAAGACAATCTGAGACACACTATGAAACAAATTTCTTTACAAAGTGATGCATGTCAACCAGAAAGAGATCAAATTCTCGTAAGATCACTCAACCACTTACAAATGAATCTCAAAATTTATAGCCACTAATCTTCATGAATCATAATGCCATCTTAGGATAAGTAACATTCCCAAGCACATTAAATTTAGGCACCGTCCTATCTGCGCCATGGTCAGTAGAAGCTTCAGCAGATCAAGGGGAAGAACCGTGATCCTCGCTGTGCTTCAGTAGGGCAAAAGTAGACGAGATCCTCCATGACCCATAGAcgctttcaagtttcaaatcAGGCATCTATCTGCTCCCTTACGACTGCGCTTGCAGTTCTTCCCACCGATTGAAAGGGCAACTCCGGTGATTCGGAGCAAAGTGCTCTCAAGCGTTGCAGAGGGCATCATGAAAACCTGCCATGGACGGGTTCCAAGGCACCGGTGGGCATGCGAGGCCCACCCACCGGCCGGCCAGTTGGGGCCATGCTCGTAGCGATCGATGTTTTACTCAAGCTCTACAGACTACACCGAGGCACCTTCTTCGCTTggcatgaaaaaggaaaaacgacGTTTACTTAGAAGACTCGATTTCAGAATCATCCAAACATGCGGCAACCTCCAGAACATAATTTTGAGGATTTCATCCAAACACGGTCGGCTTTGGTTGGGGACTTTCGGAAAGCCGGAGCTGTCTCCAGCTGAAGGCCGAAGTCGCCCATTTTTCCGATGACTCGAAGTGCTGCCTTTCCCTTGCTTCAATTTGTGAGTAGGTAGCTTTCCGTTTGTAGCACATTTCTAGTTCCTACGCAAACAAATATGAACTACGGCTAACTTGAAATTCTGTGCCATATCTGAAATTCTAAgcaaaaaacaaacagaaataAGCATATGATGTACAAATTCACATAGgaatagaaaaattaaagaaataaaacgGGAGAGTTAGAGGAACAAAACATGctcattttatgaaaaaaaaaaattactttgctgagaaaaagagaaaagtaaataCAATTTAAGAACCAAGCCAATAAGAATGTAATACAAGAAAGCATATTTGTGAAGTCGTAACTGAACCGGTGTGAAATAAAACTGCTAGTGACTTGGGTAGCGAGAGACAGAGAAAATCGGAGCAAGTTTCTGGTAAGTTGGTATGGATACTGACCCAATTTGAGACCCATAAATATGAGGTTTTCAAGCTGACGCTTGTAAATCGGATCTTCGCTACTTTAAACCCAATTTTAGGAATGTTCGATACTTCGCTGGACCAGAATCTGTTTAATCGGAGCTGTCATAAAAACTATGATCCGACCCGTTTAGATCCAGTCGACCATCGTAAATGGAAGATCTTAATCTATTCCCCAAGTCCAACCAGAGTTTGATTCGAGACTGTCAGCTTTGGGTCCGGATCTGAGCGCGATGCGAACCCGACTCGTTCGTCTGAAGGAGCTGGCGTCCTTACTGAGCCATAAGTGAAATTTATCCAAAACGTGGGCCCCGCCGTTTTGGCATCTCCCGAGTCCCAACATCCAAACGCGTTCTATGAAACCCATTCTctccatttcctctctctctctctctctctctctctctctctctctctctctctctctgttcgtGTTCCGTCTCGGCGATCGATGGACCATTGCTATCGACGTATAGGCGTAAAGAACTTGCCGAGCTTCACTTTCCATCGATCGGCGGTCAGCCTCCTCGAGCGCAGATCGTTTCATCGTCTGGTTGCCGGATTTCGACCGCCGAGGCGCTCTCCGGTTGGTTCTGTTATCTCCTGACGAGTTTATTCGAAGATGGTCTAACAGAAAATTAATGCCGCGAATTGAGGCTTGACACGTTGTCTCGGCTACTGGGCATCGAGTTCAGAAAATGTTGGCTGATAAATATAGGTTTTCTTCTGAAATGACAAATCtgaatttgggttttgtttCGATTTGTAGAGTTTGGCTTTGCGGGGTCGGAATGCGAGATATGCTAGTGGAGCGCGGGCTCCGGTAGCGAGCGCCAGAGGAAGCGAGCGGGAAGCCGGCGGTGTGGCTGCTCCCTTGGAGATGCGGTCACCGGCGGGGATGTTCTTGAGTGGTGTCCTGAGAAACCAGCCTCACATTTTTGGCGCAGTTGCTGCTGAGCAGCTCCAACAGTTGTCGGAAGATAGAGATGGAGCTCTCGCTCGCAAGATGAATAATGTGGGCACGGATGAATGGTGCCTTCACAGGTAGGGGTTTCTGATTCTACTCCTTTACTTTTGCTTGGTAATTTCTTTATTCACCTTAGGTTATTCAGTTTCGTGTGGTTCCTAAGGAATGTCACGATGAAGGCTAGTTCTGATGGTGgaatttgattttatttaacTTTCTAGTTTTTGGACTCCGAATTTGGTGCATATGATCAGCATTATGCATGTCTTCTTTCTACCATCAACTAGTGGAAAATAAGGAGGGCTTGGTATAAGATACTTTTGCATCATCGATGATGAATAGGACGAACATGTGTAGCACCGGTATTGGTGAATCCCACATTTCCTTCCTTggattcattttcctctttgaAGGGGTTTGAAGTTAGTATTGGTGAACAGCAGGTTGCTTGTCTGCTTTTAGTACCATTAACTGGAGCATTGTGGGGTGGGCTAGTAAGAGATAGTTAAGCATGATTAGTTGTGAATGAGACGGGCCTAAGGAGGACTAGTTCCCTCCTTTCTTCAAGACCAGCAGTGTGTCTATCTTCTAACTTCATGTACCAGAGAATTCTGGCGACCTAGTTAAAACATCCTTCTCTAACCTAATATTGGGAGAAGCAGCAGAGACAGGGCAATGTTGGACTGACCTGACAGTAATAGCGCTAAATTGGTACGCTTGATCTGCTTCCAGCTTTGGATTGCTTGACAAAGCAGTGCAGTCATGAATTGGTGTCCTCTATTCGTTAGTTTCTAGTCCAGCTTGTGAAATGGATACTTTCAACGCT
Proteins encoded in this region:
- the LOC116250900 gene encoding adenosylhomocysteinase-like; this encodes MALLVEKTVSGREYKVKDMSQADFGRLEIDLAEVEMPGLMACRTEFGPSQPFKGAKITGSLHMTIQTAVLIETLTALGAEVRWCSCNIFSTQDHAAAAIARDSAAVFAWKGETLQEYWWCTDRALDWGPGGGPDLIVDDGGDATLLIHEGVKAEEEYAKTGTLPDPSSTTNAEFQIVLGLIRDGIKVDPMKYHKMKERLVGVSEETTTGVKRLYQMQANGTLLFPAINVNDSVTKSKFDNLYGCRHSLPDGLMRATDVMIAGKVAVVCGYGDVGKGCAAALKQAGARVIVTEIDPICALQALMEGLQVLTLEDVVAEADIFVTTTGNKDIIMVKHMKQMKNNAIVCNIGHFDNEIDMLGLETYPGVKRITIKPQTDRWVFPETNKGIIVLAEGRLMNLGCATGHPSFVMSCSFTNQVIAQLELWKEKRTGKYEKKVYVLPKHLDEKVAALHLGKLGAHLTKLTTDQAEYISVPVEGPYKPPHYRY